A genomic segment from Oncorhynchus keta strain PuntledgeMale-10-30-2019 chromosome 9, Oket_V2, whole genome shotgun sequence encodes:
- the LOC118387987 gene encoding lysosomal membrane ascorbate-dependent ferrireductase CYB561A3-like gives MISSTVLFYGNYVLCLCLGLLCVVFVSYWNIEWRGGFAWDASFLQFNWHPVLMVTGLVVLYGNAAILYRIPFTWSQRKQHWKLVHAALLLSSLILSILGLCAVFDFHTGYHIPNLYSLHSWVGICTVVLFTAQWLLGLVGFLSPCSPLGFRKLLKPVHACMGMAIFILSLASCLSGINEKLLLSLNGNSNSTAAYSSHPAEALFANFLGVLIVAFGLVVLGILSNQRWNRLEPGEESSRSLLPEDN, from the exons atgatCTCCTCCACAGTGTTGTTCTATGGGAACTATGTGCTGTGCCTGTGCCTGGGACTGCTGTGTGTGGTGTTTGTCAGTTACTGGAACATCGAGTGGCGTGGTGGCTTTGCCTGGGATGCGTCCTTTCTGCAGTTCAACTGGCATCCCGTGCtcatggtgactggcctggtagTTCTGTATGGGAACG CGGCTATCCTATACCGCATCCCCTTTACCTGGAGTCAGAGGAAGCAGCACTGGAAGCTGGTGCACGCTGCTCTGCTGCTGTCCTCCCTGATCCTGTCCATCCTTGGGCTGTGTGCTGTGTTTGACTTCCACACAGGCTACCACATCCCCAACCTGTATTCCCTCCACAGCTGGGTGGGCATCTGCACCGTAGTCCTGTTCACTGCCCAG TGGCTCCTTGGCCTGGTTGGTTTcctgtctccctgctctcccctcgGGTTCCGTAAGCTCCTGAAACCAGTTCACGCCTGTATGGGCATGGCCATCTTTATCCTCAGCCTGGCCTCCTGTCTCTCTGGCATCAACGAAAAACTGCTCCTTTCTCT CAACGGCAACAGCAACAGCACCGCAGCCTATTCCTCACATCCTGCAGAGGCCTTGTTTGCTAACTTCCTGGGTGTCCTAATCGTGGCCTTTGGATTGGTGGTCCTTGGAATCCTGTCCAACCAGAGGTGGAATAGGCTGGAACCAGGGGAGGAGAGCTCTAGA